From Girardinichthys multiradiatus isolate DD_20200921_A chromosome 13, DD_fGirMul_XY1, whole genome shotgun sequence:
CGctgtacaagtgcaggccatttaccatcgTCCAGTCGCAGCAACCCTGCAGGAATCAACCGCCGTCTGCCCAGGTCCTGTGGCATCTCAAACCACCATcactccaccaccgtgcttcacAGTTGTGTGTTTAGTGCTCATTCTTTGTTGTTTAAATCCTTTCTCGTAGCTTCAGATGACTCCTCTGATGACGAGACGctgataaaacagaaacaacctGCAGCAAAAGACAAGAAGGAATCAGCTCCTCCCAAATCTGACGGCTCAGAACACAGAAACTCAGGTGTTCCTCCAGCACACTTCATCCTGGTCATCATCTGAGCTTCCTGAGGCAGGTTGGAATAATTAGATGGTTTTGTCTCCTCAGAGTCCAACACAGGCGATGACTCTGACAACGAGCCTCTGGTAAAAACCTCCAAACCTTCCTCCAGATCAGCGAGGAAGAAGAAAAGCCCAGAGATGAAGAAGAAACCAGCTGGTAGGAAGAAGAAAGGTGAGATTACTttctctcttcttctgctgctgcagcttcagACCTGCTGATCTTTTTACGCACCATAACTGTCGCACTTTAACACACAAATCAGGACATTATAAAAATGATCAGATCTTTACTGGGTtcaaaaatggtttaaatctGACCTcttgaacaaaaacacaaccaaTTCCACCCTGTCATCATTTTTCAGGAACGGTTGAAGTCAAAAtggaaaagtgtgaaaaaactaAGTGCACCCCCTCCTgctgcagcttgtagaacctcctccagcagtgttttttttcctgacttCATCAGTCTGTCACCACATCATGGAGGATGTTTGGTCCGTTCTTCAGTTCTTTGAGGTTTGAAGGTTTCTTCACAGCTCTAAACGATTGAGTGAAGGAAGAAAACCTTACATTTTAGCATTAATGCAACATTTTGATCAAGATTCTGATTGATATAATGCACAACTGTAatgaaaaacagtaaaactacAACTTTCCACCTGCTAAACGGAGCTCAGAAGCCCAGTGTTTCTAAGGTATATGGGTGTTGCAATGTGACgttattctggtccaacaacCCGGCTGCTAGCATGTCCGTGTCTGACACTGAGTCCGGTTTCAGTACAGAACTCATTATGAAAACGGTCGGCCTACCAGTTTGAAGCTGTCTAACAGTCTGGAGAATCTGCTGCTCTGACTGGAATGCTGGGAAAATAGAAAATGCTAAATGATGGCTAACTACCTAGCTACATGAACACCCATCACAATGTATGTCTGTCTAGAATGCAATAACTTTATTGCGATGTGAAAATATTATAACATTACTGTTACGTGAACCTGTCATTTTTGCAGAGGTTCAGTTTGCTCCTCTGTGTTCTGTGATGATGATGGTCATGCAGCTGGGATAATGAGAAGCAGCAGGGGGCGCTGTCCTCCTTATGGAGCTGGCTGGGCGCTGTTAGTAATGTTGGCTGGTTGATGGGACTTCTGTGCAGATGTGGACCGCTGCCTCTACTATATTGTGCTCAGTAAAGACCACTTTAAAACGTATTACAGTAGTATTGTATGTGTCTGAAACTTACGCACGTGAACATGAATTTACCACCCTTGTGGATCTTTAGGAAAACTGAAGAAGCTGACTGCTGACCCTGCATAGTTTCTGCTCCCAAAAGTCAAAATATCACATTTTGACTCCAAATGATGTCCAAATTTAAAACTATTAACTGCTTCTAGAAGTGAATCCAAATCAGACGCTGTACAACAGCGCACTGAGGGTCGTGTTGTTTGACCAAAATGTTTGGTGCAGCGCTTTGCCTCCTTCAAATGTTCTGGGGGGAAATTCAGATTCAGATTTTCATACATATTTTAGCCCTGTTtactaaaatatttagaaatttgATACATATTCATACTTCATATAACATACACTATCAAATATACAGTTATTTTACAAGCTGAAGTAGTCTTCATATGACCTTCAAGTTTCCACCACAGCATTGTCATcaggttaaggtctggactttgactaggccaatgcAGATTCTTCTCTTTTTCACTCAGTCTGTTGTAGATTAGCTGCagtgtttaggatcattgttcAGTTGATGACCCGGTTTGGACCAAACTTCAGCTGTTGGACAGTTGGACTCATATTGGACAGAATACTTGGGATTACAGAGGTCCAATCAATGGCTGCAAGGTGCAAAACAAGCCTAGATTAtcattcattcagatgcagCGTTGCAACCTAGgtcctgctgccatcttgtttttagagagaagaggctttctccTTCAACCTTTCCAAATGGCCATACTGGTTCAATGTTTTCTAGCTGCCCtatcatgacctttaacctgctaactgaggcctgcagagtctgagatggagctcttgggtttttggttatttctctgagcttcacacTCTGACCTTTGGCTGAATCTGCTGgacgtccactcctgggaaaACAGCCATCTGTCTGGGATGTTTTCCTCTCTGCAAAGTGATGGACTTCTGATAGGTTGGAGATGGTCTCAGAAGGCTTTCAAGAACAACAGTTTCCTCTCCAAGGTCATACAAATGATCTGATATTTACAAGGATAGACAGTTTTTTAAAGCTAACTGTCATCATTCATCAAGGAAAAGTTAAGCCAATATGGAAAGTCCACCTCCTGATCTAGCAGCTcgcagaacctccttcagcagcgtGGAGGACATCTGCTTGAgttcattgaagtttgtgtaCCTTTTTTGTATAGTTCTCTGAAGAATCAACTACTGCATTTCAGTCAAGCtgatgtctggactttgactagaccagtgatgtaaatggcctgcacttttATAGTGCTGTATCCATTCAGCTTTCCACCAcaatcattcatccacccattcatccacccattcatccacccattcatccacccattcaaacactgacagtggtgagctacactgtagccacagctgccctggaacagactgacagaagtgaggctgccatacaatcggcgccactggaccctctgaccaccatcaacaggcccaaggacacaacggcTGAGACGGACAGAGCGGGGATtagaactggcaacccaccggttacaggatgaACCCCTACCACTGCCTCCATCAGTACCTCGATTCTTCTCTTTTCAGTCATACTGTTGTAGATTAACTGCTGTGTGTGGGATCATAGTTCTGTTGaagacccagtttggaccaatcTTCAACTCTCCAGCTGCACATTCAACTCTAAAATATTTGGGTAAACAGGTGCATAAAAAACAAGCCCAGATTACATCCTTTCACcatcatgcttgacagttgataTGAGGGCTTTTTGACAAAGGTGTACTTACTTTTCAGCAGCTCTTTTTTCCGActctatttttgtttaaaaacgaCGGTATAGAATCTATTTTGAGTTTGTTGTAATTTCTTTCTTCTCGTAGCTTCAGATGACTCCTCTGATGACGAGCCgctgataaaacagaaaaaacctgCAGCAAAAGACAAGAAGGAATCAGCTCCTCCCAAATCTGACGGCTCAGAACACAGAAACTCAGGTGTTCCTCCAGCACACTTCATCCTGGTCATCATCTGAGCTTCCTGAGGCAGGTTGGAATAATTAGATGGTTTTGTCTCCTCAGAGTCCAACACAGGCGATGACTCTGACAACGAGCCTCTGGTAAAAACTTCCAAACCTTCCTCCAGATCAGCGAGGAAGAAGAAAAGCCCAGAGATGAAGAAGAAACCAGCTGGTAGGAAGAAGAAAGGTAATATTACTttctctcttcttctgctgttgcTTCCTGCTTCTTCTTGTTTACAGCCAAAGTGAAAATTAAGTACACCCTGTTTAATTTCTAGAGTTTCATGTATCAGGAGataataaaaatgatctgaTCTTTACAAGGATTCAGTTTTTTAGGGCCAACTGTCATCATTTGTCAGAGAAAAGCCCAACCTCCAGATCCAGTAGCTTATAGAACCTTtggcagcttgtagaacctccttccaGCTGGAGAGTTGAAgattggtccaaactgggtcttCAACAGAACTATGATCCCACACACAGCAGTTAATCTACAACAGTATGACTGAAAAGAGAAGAATCGAGGTACTGATGGAGGCAGTGGTAGGGGTtcatcctgtaaccggtgggttgccagttctaATCCCCGCTCTGTCCGTCTCAgccgttgtgtccttgggcctgttgatggtggtcagagggtccagtggcgccgattgtatggcagcctcacttctgtcagtctgttccagggcagctgtggctacagtgtagctcaccactgtcagtgtttgaatgggtggatgaatgggtggatgaatgggtggatgaatgggtggatgaatgggtggatgaatgggtggatgaatggatggatgaatgggtggatgaatgggtggatgaatgggtggatgaatgggtggatgaatggatggatgaatgggtggatgaatgggtggatgaatggatggatgaatgggtggatgaatgggtggatgaatgggtggatgaatgggtggatgaatgggtggatgaatggatggatgaatgggtggatgaatggatggatgaatgggtggatgaatgggtggatgaatggatggatgaatgggtggatgaatgggtggatgaatggatggatgaatgggtggatgaatgggtggatgaatgggtggatgaatggatggatgaatggatggatgaatgggtggatgaatgggtggatgaatgggtggatgaatggatggatgaatgggtggatgaatgggtggatgaatgggtggatgaatgggtggatgaatggatggatgaatgggtggatgaatgggtggatgaatggatggatgaatgggtggatgaatgggtggatgaatggatggatgaatgggtggatgaatgggtggatgaatggatggatgaatgggtggatgaatgggtggatgaatgggtggatgaatgggtggatgaatgggtggatgaatggatggatgaatgggtggatgaatggatggatgaatgggtggatgaatgggtggatgaatggatggatgaatgggtggatgaatggatggatgaatgggtggatgaatggatggatgaatgggtggatgaatggatggatgaatgggtggatgaatgggtggatgaatggatggatgaatggatggatgaatgggtggatgaatgggtggatgaatggatggatgaatgggtggatgaatgggtggatgaatgggtggatgaatgggtggatgaatgggtggatgaatggatggatgaatgggtggatgaatgggtggatgaatggatggatgaatgggtggatgaatgggtggatgaatggatggatgaatgggtggatgaatggatggatgaatgggtggatgaatgggtggatgaatgggtggatgaatgggtggatgaatggatggatgaataggtggatgcatgggtggatgaatgggtggatgaatgggtggatgaatggatggatgaatgggtggatgaatgggtggatgaatgggtggatgaatggatggatgaatgggtggatgaatggatggatgaatgggtggatgaatgggtggatgaatgggtggatgaatggatggatgaatgggtggatgaatgggtggatgaatggatggatgaatggatggatgaatgggtggatgaatggatggatgaatgggtggattaATGGGTGGATTAATGGGTGTAGTGGAAAGCTGAATGGATAAAGCGctgtacaagtgcaggccatttaccgtCGTCCAGTCGCAGCAACCCTGCAGGAATCAACCGCCGTCTGCCCAGGTCCTGTGGCATCTCAAACCACCATcactccaccaccgtgcttcacAGTTGTGTGTTTAGTGCTCATTCTTTGTTGTTTAAATCCTTTCTCGTAGCTTCAGATGACTCCTCTGATGACGAGACGctgataaaacagaaacaacctGCAGCAAAAGACAAGAAGGAATCAGCTCCTCCCAAATCTGACGGCTCAGAACACAGAAACTCAGGTGTTCCTCCAGCACACTTCATCCTGGTCATCATCTGAGCTTCCTGAGGCAGGTTGGAATAATTAGATGGTTTTGTCTCCTCAGAGTCCAACACAGGCGATGACTCTGACAACGAGCCTCTGGTAAAAACCTCCAAACCTTCCTCCAGATCAGCGAGGAAGAAGAAAAGCCCAGAGATGAAGAAGAAACCAGCTGGTAGGAAGAAGAAAGGTAATATTACTttctctcttcttctgctgctgcagcttcagACCTGcaggtgtttttttgttttttttacggTAAAAGGCAGTAAATACATACAGTAGATGGAGGGCTTCATATATCAGGCCATTATAGAGGTTATTTGATCTTTGCTGTGGCtccaaaacaagcccaaatcatcaaccctccaccactgtgcttcaTAGTTGATATGAAGTGTGTGATCTGAAGTGCTTTGGTTTCTCCAGTCGGTGCTgtgcattatggccaaacatctctactttggtgtcttctgtccaaaggacattgttccaTAAGTTCTGCACCAAGTCTAGTCTGTGATGGATCTTTTGGGATCTTCAtcatttctctgagcattgCTCAGCTGAATTAGCTTGGGTGTCCACATCTGGGATAACTGGCAGCTGTTTTAGGTCTTTTTTTTACACCTAATAGTCCAACCCCGTTCACCTTCCTGCTATTTAGCTTGAAAACATCATTGTTCTTGGAGGTTCTTAATAGCAACTTTAAAACACTTCCATCAGAGGTTGTAACTCTTCCTCCCTCCACATCTTAGCTGTTTATCTTTACCCACAATGCTCTTCCTTGTAGTCCTCTTCTTGCACTTGGTTCACTCGAAGCAGACCAAGACCTGTTTTAAGGCAGTCAAAAGTTCCCATCTCTTATTTCCCCCTTCCCAAATGAACCGCACTTTCCCAGCAAATGAGCCAGAGTTCAGTTCAACAGGGCTGGTGTGAATGCACCTTTAAATGTTTCCCACCTGGCAATGATCTGTTTCTTCATAGAATGATAGACTTCAGATGTTTTGGAGATGACCTTATAATCGTCTTGGCGGTGTGTTGATTGGTGATGGGACTTatcaaaacataaatatcaaaCACCTTTATAGTTCTTTACTATAAGTGTTGTGTGCATTAATAGTATTTaatatagaaacaaaataaaacaaaatagaagtGAAAAGAGTACACCTGAAAATCACCAACTGCAGCGTTAAATAATAGTAAATGTTTTGTCCTTGAGatcatcctcctcctctctcccacTGTGTGCCGCGGCGTGCGACCTGCGTTAAATTAAAAACGTATCATTATAAGCAAGCAAAGTAGTTAAAAACAGAGAACGCCTCTCACTAAGATTCAACTCCTAGCGTTCAAGGAAAGGAGCCATTCAAAAGAATCGATTTGTTCATGAACGTCCCATCAATAGTGTTGAGACACACCAGAGCTTCAAACTGAGAAAACTCACACTGATCAGCTCATTAATGCATTTGGCTTCATGTTGCTTGGATAATTAATGACTCTCTGGAATCTGTTTTTGTTCACTTGAGCTTCACTGTAGGACCTGATGAGGTCCAGATCATCTTTATATCCTGATGAATGAAGCAGTTAAACTGAAAGACTGCGTAGTTTATTTATCCCTTGtttttccccacagggccatcGGACAGGGATGAAAGCTCTGATGATGAGCCCTTAAGTGAAATTGTTAAGAGACTTCCCTCAAAGAGGAAGAGAAAAGCTGTTGTGCTGTCTCATAAAGCCAGTCCAGTCCTTCAATCCAAGAGGAATGCAGGCAGGAAGAGCGGTGAGCGGGAAACTGGGAAATCTGACTCTTTAAACGTTTCCTTCTTTAAACAAATCAATGATCTTTTTATTGCAGTTAATTATGCTGAGGCTTCAAGTGAGCACAGCTCTGACGATGACCAGGTGATTGAgataaagaagaagaagggtTCTCCTAAAGAGCGAGAAGATTCATCAAAGAGGCCAAAATCTGCAGAACAAAAATCACTAAAAGGTGATCAGACTTCAGTTAGAGTTCACTTTGTAATTACAAGCAGTTCAAGCATTAATTTATTGGATTTTTAGACTCTTCATCCTCAGACAGCTGCTCTGATGAAGATGATGTTCCTCTGGTGAGCCTCATCTCAAAGAAAAAACCAGCTAAGAAATCCATGAAGAAGAGCCAGAAACTGCGGGGCAGACCGCCGAAAGAGTCCCAAGGTTCTTCAGCAGCAGTTATAGCCTGAATGAT
This genomic window contains:
- the LOC124879981 gene encoding nucleolar protein dao-5-like codes for the protein MDCSTASSMVAHRSAGKESSSSDDDEFIPLSELLVRPQSDRKKSCDNAKGTNTDTKKNEASDDSSDDEPLIKQKKPAAKDKKESAPPKSDGSEHRNSESNTGDDSDNEPLVKTSKPSSRSARKKKSPEMKKKPAGRKKKASDDSSDDEPLIKQKKPAAKDKKESAPPKSESNTGDDSDNEPLVKTSKPSSRSARKKKSPEMKKKPAGRKKKASDDSSDDETLIKQKQPAAKDKKESAPPKSDGSEHRNSESNTGDDSDNEPLVKTSKPSSRSARKKKSPEMKKKPAGRKKKASDDSSDDEPLIKQKKPAAKDKKESAPPKSDGSEHRNSESNTGDDSDNEPLVKTSKPSSRSARKKKSPEMKKKPAGRKKKASDDSSDDETLIKQKQPAAKDKKESAPPKSDGSEHRNSESNTGDDSDNEPLVKTSKPSSRSARKKKSPEMKKKPAGRKKKGPSDRDESSDDEPLSEIVKRLPSKRKRKAVVLSHKASPVLQSKRNAGRKSVNYAEASSEHSSDDDQVIEIKKKKGSPKEREDSSKRPKSAEQKSLKDSSSSDSCSDEDDVPLVSLISKKKPAKKSMKKSQKLRGRPPKESQGFCDEDDSSDDDALVNRSDQRTKSKTKRKNHGKTWKDVPSSISDEEAVIKAAEHAEVTRMVKISLQRCDGEDKESTGPITSTPEEPIEDKSTAENSQKSSEEE